A genomic segment from Barrientosiimonas humi encodes:
- a CDS encoding transglutaminaseTgpA domain-containing protein — MTRARVVPGLLAALGTLVASWPLTTLLDDGSWVRPVLLLLLLQAAIGMAGRYAGWRTWATATVQVVTVVLAVLALHVGDTLVPTAWDELPFAVNDLLLDARETLTTYSAPAPLSPGVLFVLSLTLPLVGVVVDVLAAGLRMPAAAGLPLLGIFLFSTSNSGEALNPVYFLALAVVWLVLLLQQGMNQVSTWSSTEAFARTPERQEDRLGLGAFSATARWMGLVTLVIALALPAVIPHLPPRYLADGLAQRTGSSDVASVGFTDTLDLSTDLNSDNQTPILTYATTDSNPPPLKVLTLSSYAGGQWVREDPPRTVTGRDNARMPDPIGMDSETPRRLERINVVGNGLTQPYIASPWPVEQANMQGSPWYYDPAGVQPRVRERTSAYSTTYKVLADDARPGDGPVISQVDPLTLRTDPRATAQITAANAAALEGVDDNDTFGKAVAMQDWLRDPSRFTYSLQLAPTQNGPDGQPYDPLSNFLVTRRGYCTQFSTAMIMMARAEGIPARMAVGFLPGSPAENGNLQVRAADAHSWPELYFPGMGWTRFEPTPGVRSGEVPAYTLPQADEAATRATRTTAQPSESSAAPQTSAAPTASPSAAPQAAGEGRDWFPVWLRWLLLAVILGGAGAMVLPLAARWRRDQDLRAAAEPRDHVEAEWSALESRLHDLGIDSPGERSPRQLEKHYRQRAPLEAEGKEALHRAVQTLERARYASPAGEPPTLQQDADRIVREVREQSSLPTRVSAVAFPATGRRALAEGVRRVAGAPGRAARRGYDRLAQRRRG; from the coding sequence ATGACCCGCGCCCGGGTCGTCCCCGGACTCCTCGCCGCGCTCGGCACGCTCGTGGCCAGCTGGCCGCTCACCACCCTGCTCGACGACGGCAGCTGGGTGCGGCCGGTCCTGCTGCTGCTGCTCCTGCAGGCCGCGATCGGCATGGCCGGGCGCTACGCCGGCTGGCGCACCTGGGCCACCGCGACCGTGCAGGTCGTCACCGTCGTGCTCGCGGTGCTGGCCCTGCACGTCGGCGACACGCTCGTCCCGACCGCCTGGGACGAGCTGCCGTTCGCGGTCAACGACCTGCTGCTCGACGCGCGCGAGACGCTCACGACGTACTCCGCGCCCGCGCCGCTGTCGCCGGGCGTGCTGTTCGTGCTGAGCCTGACCCTGCCGCTGGTCGGCGTCGTCGTCGACGTGCTCGCCGCCGGGCTGCGCATGCCCGCGGCCGCGGGGCTGCCGCTGCTCGGCATCTTCCTGTTCTCCACGTCCAACTCCGGCGAGGCCCTCAACCCGGTCTACTTCCTGGCGCTCGCGGTCGTCTGGCTCGTGCTGCTGCTGCAGCAGGGCATGAACCAGGTGAGCACCTGGTCCTCCACCGAGGCGTTCGCGCGCACCCCCGAGCGGCAGGAGGACCGGCTCGGCCTCGGCGCCTTCTCGGCCACCGCGCGCTGGATGGGCCTGGTGACGCTCGTCATCGCCCTCGCCCTGCCGGCCGTGATCCCGCACCTGCCGCCGCGCTATCTCGCCGACGGACTGGCCCAGCGCACCGGGTCCAGCGACGTCGCCTCGGTCGGCTTCACCGACACCCTGGACCTGTCGACCGACCTCAACAGCGACAACCAGACGCCGATCCTCACCTATGCCACCACCGACTCCAACCCGCCGCCGCTGAAGGTGCTCACGCTCTCGTCGTACGCCGGTGGCCAGTGGGTGCGCGAGGACCCCCCGCGCACGGTGACCGGGCGGGACAACGCCCGGATGCCCGACCCGATCGGCATGGACTCCGAGACCCCGCGCCGGCTCGAGCGGATCAACGTGGTCGGCAACGGCCTGACGCAGCCCTACATCGCCTCGCCGTGGCCGGTCGAGCAGGCCAACATGCAGGGCAGCCCGTGGTACTACGACCCCGCCGGGGTCCAGCCGCGGGTGCGCGAGCGCACGTCGGCGTACAGCACCACCTACAAGGTGCTCGCCGACGACGCCCGCCCCGGCGACGGCCCGGTGATCTCCCAGGTCGACCCGCTCACGCTGCGCACCGACCCGCGGGCGACGGCTCAGATCACCGCGGCCAACGCCGCGGCGCTCGAGGGCGTCGACGACAACGACACGTTCGGCAAGGCCGTCGCGATGCAGGACTGGCTGCGCGACCCGTCCCGGTTCACCTACTCGCTGCAGCTGGCGCCCACGCAGAACGGCCCCGACGGTCAGCCCTACGACCCGCTGAGCAACTTCCTGGTCACCCGCCGCGGGTACTGCACCCAGTTCTCCACCGCGATGATCATGATGGCCCGCGCCGAGGGGATCCCGGCGCGGATGGCGGTCGGCTTCCTGCCGGGCTCCCCGGCCGAGAACGGCAACCTGCAGGTGCGGGCGGCCGACGCGCACTCCTGGCCCGAGCTGTACTTCCCCGGCATGGGCTGGACCCGGTTCGAGCCGACCCCCGGCGTGCGCTCGGGCGAGGTGCCGGCGTACACGCTGCCGCAGGCCGACGAGGCCGCCACCCGCGCGACCCGCACCACCGCCCAGCCGAGCGAGAGCAGCGCCGCCCCGCAGACCAGCGCCGCGCCCACCGCGTCGCCGTCGGCCGCGCCGCAGGCCGCCGGTGAGGGCCGCGACTGGTTCCCGGTGTGGCTGCGCTGGCTGCTGCTCGCCGTCATCCTCGGCGGCGCCGGCGCGATGGTGCTGCCGCTCGCCGCGCGCTGGCGGCGCGACCAGGACCTGCGCGCCGCGGCCGAGCCGCGCGACCACGTCGAGGCCGAGTGGAGCGCGCTGGAGTCGCGGCTGCACGACCTCGGCATCGACTCCCCCGGCGAGCGCAGCCCGCGCCAGCTGGAGAAGCACTACCGTCAGCGCGCGCCGCTGGAGGCCGAGGGCAAGGAGGCGCTGCACCGCGCGGTGCAGACGCTCGAGCGCGCCCGCTACGCCTCCCCCGCCGGCGAGCCGCCGACCCTGCAGCAGGACGCCGACCGGATCGTGCGCGAGGTGCGCGAGCAGTCCTCGCTGCCCACCCGGGTCTCGGCCGTGGCGTTCCCGGCGACGGGCCGGCGGGCCCTGGCCGAGGGCGTACGTCGGGTGGCGGGTGCCCCCGGCCGCGCGGCGCGCCGCGGCTACGACCGGCTCGCCCAGCGCCGCAGGGGGTAG
- a CDS encoding DUF58 domain-containing protein, whose translation MAGAKRFRTLTGRGRALLACGVVLVLAGVLLGFPDLTRIGVLLMALPLVARLIARRRPPQLSVERHVVPTRLQPDERADVAVDFVNLGSRSTTLYTAEEQVDFVLGDRPRFLLPRLEPGARRRLTYAIRSQVRGRHRLGPIALQQQDPFGLTHVDLMVRSESEVVVLPRVVPLGAGQPAGSGMGIEGETPQMVALHGEDDVSIRAYRDGDDLRKVHWPATAHRGELMVRQEDRPARRSAVLLLDSRESGHSPGSYSGTFEWAVSAVASVATHLGRFGYTLHLATRETLAAGELDTDLDPASVLEQLAVAERGSDEEHERLVQAAQDLTERTGGLVAVVTSVDDLSMPTLAALRRPGTGAQAMVIDPDAFQQGAAEVGEVTLGHQALLHRAGWRAVPVGGQTSIPEAWQLLTASGRPGVLT comes from the coding sequence GTGGCCGGAGCCAAGAGATTCCGCACCCTCACCGGGCGCGGGCGCGCACTGCTCGCCTGCGGCGTCGTGCTGGTCCTCGCCGGTGTGCTGCTGGGCTTCCCTGACCTCACCCGCATCGGCGTGCTGCTCATGGCGCTGCCGCTGGTCGCCCGCCTGATCGCCCGTCGCCGCCCGCCGCAGCTGTCGGTCGAGCGGCACGTGGTGCCGACCCGGCTGCAGCCCGACGAGCGCGCCGACGTGGCCGTCGACTTCGTCAACCTCGGGTCGCGCAGCACCACCCTCTACACCGCCGAGGAGCAGGTCGACTTCGTCCTCGGCGACCGACCCCGCTTCCTGCTCCCCCGGCTCGAGCCGGGCGCCCGCCGGCGCCTGACGTACGCCATCCGCAGCCAGGTGCGCGGGCGGCACCGCCTCGGGCCGATCGCGCTGCAGCAGCAGGACCCGTTCGGCCTGACCCACGTCGACCTGATGGTCCGCTCCGAGAGCGAGGTGGTCGTGCTGCCGCGCGTGGTGCCGCTGGGCGCCGGGCAGCCGGCCGGGTCGGGCATGGGCATCGAGGGCGAGACGCCGCAGATGGTCGCCCTGCACGGCGAGGACGACGTCAGCATCCGCGCCTACCGCGACGGCGACGACCTGCGCAAGGTGCACTGGCCGGCGACCGCGCACCGCGGCGAGCTGATGGTGCGCCAGGAGGACCGCCCGGCCCGCCGCTCGGCGGTGCTGCTGCTGGACTCGCGCGAGAGCGGGCACTCCCCCGGCAGCTACTCGGGAACCTTCGAGTGGGCCGTGAGCGCTGTTGCTTCCGTGGCCACTCACCTGGGCCGGTTCGGCTACACCCTGCACCTCGCGACCCGCGAGACGCTCGCCGCCGGGGAGCTCGACACCGACCTCGACCCCGCCAGCGTCCTCGAGCAGCTCGCCGTCGCCGAGCGCGGCAGCGACGAGGAGCACGAGCGCCTCGTGCAGGCCGCGCAGGACCTGACCGAGCGCACCGGCGGGCTCGTCGCCGTCGTGACCTCGGTCGACGACCTGTCGATGCCGACCCTCGCGGCGCTGCGCCGCCCCGGCACCGGCGCGCAGGCGATGGTCATCGACCCCGACGCGTTCCAGCAGGGCGCGGCCGAGGTCGGCGAGGTCACCCTCGGTCACCAGGCGCTGCTGCACCGCGCCGGCTGGCGGGCGGTCCCGGTCGGCGGGCAGACCAGCATCCCCGAGGCGTGGCAGCTGCTCACCGCCTCCGGCCGGCCGGGGGTGCTCACGTGA
- a CDS encoding AAA family ATPase produces MHQGAPTNVATPPSESALGELRKVAGDIHQAVSSVIEGKSDVVRTAVTVLLAEGHLLIEDIPGVGKTMLAKALARSIDSPMRRIQFTPDLLPSDITGVSVFNQDTRTFEFRPGAIFANIVVGDEINRASPKTQSALLECMEEGQVTVDGTTYTLRRPFMVMATQNPIEMEGTFPLPEAQRDRFMARISMGYPTGPAELAMLDTHGATSPLDTLRPVTDGATVQRLADHVQSLHASPGLRQYIVDIAAATRTTSMLRLGASPRAALQLLRASRAHAALEGRDHVIPEDVVALVPAVLAHRLLPSAETQVAHRTTTDVLHDLMRRVPVPSAAR; encoded by the coding sequence ATGCATCAAGGCGCCCCGACGAACGTGGCCACCCCTCCGTCCGAATCCGCCCTCGGGGAGCTGCGCAAGGTCGCGGGCGACATCCACCAGGCGGTGTCCTCGGTCATCGAGGGCAAGAGCGACGTCGTGCGCACCGCCGTGACCGTGCTGCTCGCCGAGGGGCACCTGCTCATCGAGGACATCCCGGGCGTCGGCAAGACCATGCTCGCCAAGGCGCTGGCCCGCTCGATCGACAGCCCCATGCGCCGCATCCAGTTCACGCCCGACCTGCTGCCGAGCGACATCACCGGCGTGAGCGTGTTCAACCAGGACACCCGCACGTTCGAGTTCCGGCCCGGCGCGATCTTCGCCAACATCGTGGTCGGCGACGAGATCAACCGCGCCTCGCCCAAGACCCAGTCGGCGCTGCTGGAGTGCATGGAGGAGGGCCAGGTCACCGTCGACGGCACGACCTACACGCTGCGCCGGCCGTTCATGGTGATGGCCACCCAGAACCCCATCGAGATGGAGGGCACCTTCCCGCTCCCCGAGGCGCAGCGCGACCGGTTCATGGCCCGCATCTCCATGGGCTACCCCACCGGCCCGGCCGAGCTGGCGATGCTCGACACGCACGGCGCCACCTCGCCGCTGGACACGCTGCGCCCGGTCACCGACGGCGCCACCGTGCAGCGGCTCGCCGACCACGTGCAGTCGCTGCACGCGAGCCCCGGGCTGCGGCAGTACATCGTCGACATCGCCGCGGCCACCCGCACCACCTCGATGCTGCGGCTCGGCGCCTCGCCGCGCGCGGCGCTGCAGCTGCTGCGGGCCTCCCGGGCGCACGCCGCCCTCGAGGGCCGCGACCACGTCATCCCCGAGGACGTCGTGGCGCTGGTGCCGGCGGTGCTGGCGCACCGGTTGCTGCCCAGCGCCGAGACCCAGGTCGCGCACCGCACGACCACCGACGTGCTGCACGACCTGATGCGCCGGGTCCCGGTCCCCTCCGCGGCGCGGTGA
- the mraZ gene encoding division/cell wall cluster transcriptional repressor MraZ produces MFLGTHHPRLDDKGRLFLPAKFRKDLAGGLVVTRGQERCLYVFSMAEFERITGEMNKSPVTARGVRDFQRVFLSAASDEIPDKQGRVTIPAVLREYAGLDRECTVIGAGSRVEVWATAAWEAYLADTEEAFSEQSEEVIPGLL; encoded by the coding sequence ATGTTCCTCGGCACCCACCACCCACGGCTGGACGACAAGGGGCGCCTCTTCCTCCCGGCGAAGTTCCGCAAGGACCTGGCCGGCGGCCTGGTCGTCACCCGTGGTCAGGAGCGCTGCCTCTACGTGTTCTCCATGGCCGAGTTCGAGCGGATCACCGGCGAGATGAACAAGTCGCCGGTCACCGCCCGCGGGGTGCGTGACTTCCAGCGCGTGTTCCTCTCGGCCGCCTCCGACGAGATCCCCGACAAGCAGGGCCGGGTCACCATCCCCGCCGTCCTGCGGGAGTACGCCGGGCTCGACCGCGAGTGCACGGTCATCGGCGCCGGGTCCCGCGTCGAGGTCTGGGCGACCGCCGCGTGGGAGGCCTACCTGGCCGACACCGAGGAGGCCTTCTCCGAGCAGTCCGAGGAAGTGATCCCCGGGCTGCTGTGA
- the rsmH gene encoding 16S rRNA (cytosine(1402)-N(4))-methyltransferase RsmH translates to MSDAERTAARHTPVLRERIVELLAPALEAPGAVLVDATLGMGGHAEALLAACPAARVIGIDRDPQALSLAGERLAPFGDRFTGVRAVYDEIGEVLADEGVPTVAAVLFDLGVSSLQLDEADRGFAYAQDAPLDMRMSQDAGRTAADVLNTYDERELERVLREYGEERFARRIAREVVARREQLPFERSADLVELLRRAIPAASQRTGGHPGKRTFQALRIEVNGELDAWRAALPAAIAALGVGGRIAVLSYHSLEDRITKQALAAGARSTTPPDLPVELPEHAPYLRLLTRGAETADPTETETNPRATPARLRAAERIRATEEPRP, encoded by the coding sequence ATGTCCGACGCGGAGCGCACGGCAGCACGGCACACCCCCGTGCTGCGCGAGCGCATCGTCGAGCTGCTGGCTCCCGCCCTCGAGGCGCCGGGCGCGGTGCTGGTCGACGCCACGCTCGGGATGGGCGGGCACGCCGAGGCGCTGCTCGCCGCCTGCCCGGCGGCCCGGGTCATCGGCATCGACCGCGACCCGCAGGCGCTGAGCCTCGCGGGGGAGCGGCTGGCGCCGTTCGGCGACCGGTTCACCGGCGTGCGGGCCGTCTACGACGAGATCGGTGAGGTGCTCGCCGACGAGGGCGTGCCCACCGTGGCGGCCGTGCTGTTCGACCTCGGGGTGTCCTCGCTGCAGCTGGACGAGGCAGACCGCGGCTTCGCCTACGCCCAGGACGCCCCGCTCGACATGCGGATGAGCCAGGACGCCGGCCGCACCGCCGCCGACGTGCTCAACACCTACGACGAGCGCGAGCTGGAGCGGGTGCTGCGGGAGTACGGCGAGGAGCGGTTCGCCCGCCGCATCGCCCGCGAGGTCGTGGCTCGCCGCGAGCAGCTGCCGTTCGAGCGTTCCGCCGACCTCGTCGAGCTGCTGCGCCGGGCGATCCCGGCCGCGTCGCAGCGCACCGGCGGCCACCCCGGCAAGCGCACCTTCCAGGCGCTGCGCATCGAGGTCAACGGCGAGCTCGACGCCTGGCGCGCGGCGCTGCCCGCGGCGATCGCGGCGCTCGGGGTCGGTGGCCGCATCGCGGTGCTGTCCTACCACTCGCTCGAGGACCGCATCACCAAGCAGGCGCTCGCCGCCGGGGCGCGCTCGACCACGCCGCCCGACCTGCCGGTCGAGCTGCCCGAGCACGCGCCCTACCTGCGGCTGCTGACCCGCGGCGCCGAGACCGCAGACCCGACCGAGACCG